From Rubrivirga sp. SAORIC476, a single genomic window includes:
- a CDS encoding M56 family metallopeptidase, protein MTEPLSHLAAFGATVWAAFAAPMLTWTAVALTVETLARAVRPSASVSLWARGATLTLLPALVVLPPVLAPLVPSLLADAPVAPVVSTGVARLAERTLPVVSAAPESAEVMLGGLAVLAVLASACALVVLAGGVVWLARTRRSLRAAGADVRAESRALSARIGLCHRVAVVAVAPSSAPFTVGWREPVVAVPDGLAHEAREMTLAHELSHVRRAHFGWHLAERVVCAAFVWHPAVHVLARGLALDRERVADADVVRLWPDRAARYGRLLTVFSTRPTPGLALGASSSTLIHRLTAMTHPHPDRTLRARLVGAALLGLPLVLAAAAFPDATPTPKSSAPHEVTSAPADTTDDAIESVSVWRSDDSDPRVEIRMEAGTSVEDAVSIADRYSGGGTPGELVVVAASGETITRSTLSLSAIPPPPPPAPPAPPSAPAPPLPPSAPAPPPPAPPSAPAPAPPAAPPPPPTVPARVGDIESVSVWKEEGATPRVEIQVKPGTSRRVATAIADAYSAGGSPGELVVILADGERITRSTLSLGAD, encoded by the coding sequence ATGACTGAGCCGCTTTCACACCTCGCAGCGTTCGGGGCGACCGTCTGGGCGGCCTTCGCAGCGCCCATGTTGACGTGGACCGCCGTGGCGCTGACGGTCGAGACCCTCGCGCGCGCCGTGAGGCCGTCCGCCTCGGTGAGTCTGTGGGCACGCGGCGCGACGTTGACGCTGCTGCCCGCGCTCGTGGTGCTGCCGCCGGTACTGGCGCCGCTCGTGCCGTCTCTGCTGGCAGACGCTCCCGTTGCCCCGGTCGTCTCGACCGGCGTCGCCAGGCTCGCGGAGCGCACATTGCCCGTCGTGTCAGCGGCGCCCGAGAGTGCCGAGGTGATGCTGGGAGGCCTCGCAGTGCTGGCCGTGCTGGCGTCCGCGTGTGCGCTCGTCGTGCTGGCCGGGGGCGTGGTGTGGCTGGCCCGTACGCGACGGTCGCTGCGAGCCGCTGGCGCTGACGTCCGCGCCGAGAGTCGCGCACTGAGTGCCCGGATCGGTCTCTGTCACCGCGTCGCGGTCGTGGCCGTGGCCCCGTCTTCGGCGCCGTTCACGGTCGGCTGGCGTGAGCCGGTTGTGGCCGTGCCGGACGGCCTGGCCCACGAGGCGCGCGAGATGACCCTGGCCCACGAACTGTCGCACGTCCGCCGTGCGCACTTCGGCTGGCACCTCGCCGAGCGCGTGGTCTGCGCCGCGTTCGTGTGGCACCCGGCCGTCCATGTTCTTGCCCGGGGGCTCGCCCTCGACCGCGAGCGCGTGGCCGACGCCGACGTGGTCCGCCTCTGGCCGGACCGAGCCGCCCGCTACGGTCGCTTGCTGACGGTCTTCTCCACGCGCCCCACCCCAGGTCTCGCGCTCGGGGCCTCCTCGTCCACACTCATTCACCGCCTGACTGCCATGACGCATCCCCATCCCGACCGCACGCTACGGGCTCGGCTCGTCGGCGCCGCCCTGCTGGGGCTCCCGCTCGTCCTCGCCGCCGCTGCCTTCCCCGACGCGACGCCCACGCCGAAGTCCTCCGCCCCACACGAGGTCACGTCGGCCCCGGCCGACACGACGGACGATGCCATCGAGAGCGTCTCGGTCTGGCGGAGCGACGACTCGGATCCCCGAGTCGAGATCCGGATGGAGGCGGGGACCTCGGTGGAGGATGCCGTGTCCATCGCCGACCGGTATTCCGGCGGAGGGACCCCCGGCGAGCTGGTGGTGGTCGCCGCGAGCGGTGAGACCATTACCCGGTCGACGCTGTCCCTCAGCGCGATTCCCCCGCCGCCGCCGCCCGCTCCTCCGGCTCCGCCCTCAGCGCCCGCCCCTCCGCTCCCGCCCTCGGCTCCTGCGCCACCGCCCCCCGCGCCGCCCTCTGCCCCCGCGCCAGCACCGCCCGCTGCACCTCCGCCTCCGCCGACAGTTCCGGCTCGCGTCGGGGACATCGAGTCGGTGTCCGTGTGGAAGGAGGAGGGAGCGACCCCTCGCGTCGAGATCCAGGTGAAGCCAGGCACGTCCCGTCGTGTTGCCACGGCGATCGCCGACGCGTACTCCGCTGGCGGGTCGCCGGGTGAGCTGGTCGTGATCCTGGCGGACGGCGAGCGGATCACGCGCTCGACCCTGTCGCTCGGCGCCGACTGA
- the pyrH gene encoding UMP kinase yields MASDDPSHRTDGLRYRRVLLKLSGEALLGDQAFGIDHAVLRQYAADVKEAVDEGAQVALVIGGGNIFRGVSNEGAKMSSRAHADYMGMLATMINGMALQDALEAAGMHTRLISAIDMNEIAEPFIRRRAIRHLEKGRVVVFGAGTGHPYFSTDTAAALRAAEMDAEVILKGTRVDGVYTGDPETDPSAKRYEAIYGAEVIQRDLKVMDLTAVTLAKESGLPLIVFNMNAPGTFARVLRGEPVGTTVHWDEAAEPLVLA; encoded by the coding sequence ATGGCCTCCGACGACCCGTCGCACCGCACCGACGGCCTCCGCTACCGCCGCGTTCTCCTCAAGCTGAGCGGCGAAGCCCTCCTCGGCGATCAGGCATTCGGCATCGACCACGCCGTCCTCCGGCAGTACGCCGCCGATGTCAAGGAGGCCGTGGACGAGGGCGCACAGGTGGCGCTCGTCATCGGCGGAGGCAACATCTTTCGGGGTGTCTCCAACGAAGGCGCGAAGATGTCCAGCCGCGCCCACGCCGACTACATGGGCATGCTGGCGACCATGATCAACGGCATGGCGCTGCAGGACGCGCTGGAGGCCGCGGGCATGCACACGCGCCTGATCTCGGCCATCGACATGAACGAGATCGCGGAGCCGTTCATCCGCCGCCGCGCCATCCGCCACCTGGAGAAGGGACGCGTGGTGGTCTTCGGCGCCGGCACGGGCCACCCCTACTTCTCGACCGACACCGCTGCCGCGCTCCGCGCCGCCGAGATGGACGCCGAGGTGATCCTCAAGGGCACCCGCGTCGATGGCGTCTACACCGGCGATCCGGAGACCGACCCCTCGGCGAAGCGCTACGAGGCCATCTACGGCGCCGAGGTCATCCAGCGCGACCTCAAGGTGATGGACCTCACGGCCGTCACGCTCGCGAAGGAGAGCGGCCTCCCCCTGATCGTGTTCAACATGAACGCGCCCGGCACCTTCGCCCGGGTCCTGCGCGGCGAGCCCGTCGGCACGACCGTCCACTGGGACGAGGCGGCCGAGCCGCTCGTTCTCGCCTGA
- the tsf gene encoding translation elongation factor Ts, producing MAIKAQDVKKLREATGVGMMDCKKALVEADGDFDKAIEILRTKGQKVAAQRADRDASEGAIVTATTADGSVAVIAEVNSETDFVARNDQFVAFAQSIADALLAARPADLDAAKAEVQIDGQPLGDALTQMTGKIGEKIDVRRFEIVEAAEGGSVVDYIHPGAKLGVVVEMTGTGDLSEAGRDVAMQAAAMNPIAATRDDVPQDVQDKEREIGREQARAEGKPEAILDKIAEGKLGRYFKDNVLVEQPFVKDSSQTVEQMLKGHGATLKRFVRFALGG from the coding sequence ATGGCAATCAAGGCACAGGACGTCAAGAAGCTCCGCGAGGCCACCGGCGTCGGCATGATGGACTGCAAGAAGGCGCTCGTCGAAGCCGACGGTGACTTCGACAAGGCCATCGAGATCCTCCGCACCAAGGGCCAGAAGGTCGCCGCCCAGCGCGCCGACCGTGACGCCTCGGAGGGCGCCATCGTGACCGCCACCACCGCCGACGGCTCGGTGGCCGTCATCGCTGAGGTCAACTCGGAGACCGACTTCGTGGCGCGCAACGACCAGTTCGTCGCGTTCGCCCAGTCCATCGCCGACGCGCTCCTGGCGGCCCGCCCGGCCGACCTCGACGCTGCCAAGGCCGAGGTCCAGATCGACGGCCAGCCGCTCGGCGACGCCCTCACCCAGATGACGGGCAAGATCGGCGAGAAGATCGACGTCCGCCGCTTCGAGATCGTGGAGGCCGCCGAGGGGGGCTCCGTGGTCGATTACATCCACCCGGGCGCCAAGCTGGGCGTGGTGGTCGAGATGACGGGCACCGGCGACCTCTCGGAGGCCGGCCGCGACGTGGCCATGCAGGCCGCTGCCATGAACCCCATCGCCGCCACCCGTGACGACGTTCCGCAGGACGTGCAGGACAAGGAGCGCGAGATCGGCCGTGAGCAGGCCCGCGCCGAGGGCAAGCCGGAGGCGATCCTCGACAAGATCGCGGAGGGCAAGCTGGGCCGCTACTTCAAGGACAACGTCCTCGTCGAGCAGCCCTTCGTGAAGGACTCCTCGCAGACGGTCGAGCAGATGCTCAAGGGGCACGGCGCCACCCTGAAGCGGTTCGTCCGCTTCGCGCTGGGCGGCTAG
- a CDS encoding TetR/AcrR family transcriptional regulator has translation MARSKPPITGDRAATRAKLLAAGRRQFSRAGYGQVGVREIAAEAGVNAALINRYFGSKMGLFTEVVGDSFTIGDLLVGDRGTLGERLAGYLLRPRRQGFDPTLVLLHSAPHPDAGGVLRAALAEQVATPLAVWLGGPDARERAGLMVAALFGFTLTRDVIGASVLGGDEAVLAGHLGDVLQRLIDGAP, from the coding sequence ATGGCTCGTTCGAAGCCGCCCATCACCGGCGACCGCGCGGCGACGCGCGCGAAGCTCCTGGCCGCCGGACGGCGGCAGTTCTCGCGCGCGGGCTACGGGCAGGTCGGCGTCCGCGAGATCGCGGCCGAGGCAGGCGTCAACGCGGCGCTCATCAACCGCTACTTCGGCTCCAAGATGGGGCTCTTCACCGAGGTCGTCGGCGACAGCTTCACCATCGGCGACCTGCTCGTGGGCGACCGGGGCACCCTCGGCGAGCGACTGGCAGGCTACCTCCTCCGCCCCCGGCGCCAGGGATTCGACCCGACGCTGGTGCTCCTCCACTCGGCGCCCCACCCCGACGCGGGCGGCGTCCTCCGGGCGGCCCTCGCCGAGCAGGTCGCGACGCCACTCGCCGTCTGGCTCGGCGGGCCCGACGCCCGTGAGCGTGCCGGGCTGATGGTGGCCGCGTTGTTCGGCTTCACCCTCACGCGCGACGTGATCGGCGCGTCCGTGCTCGGTGGGGATGAGGCCGTGCTGGCGGGCCACCTCGGCGATGTTCTGCAGCGCCTGATCGACGGAGCCCCGTAG
- the rpsB gene encoding 30S ribosomal protein S2, translated as MARASIEDLLRAGAHFGHLTSRWNPKMAPYIFMQRNGIHILDLKQTQALLDQAADAAGRFASKGRKVLFIGTKKQAQNVVREEAERAGMPFVVDRWQGGMMTNFATIRGSLRRMETLRREEADGTTAKLKKKERLMRSRELEKLDRVLGGISDMGKLPGAVFVVDIKREHIAVDEARKLNIPIIALVDSNVDPDLVDFPIPANDDAMKSVALFTRAIADAIIEGQKSGAIERDAAVAEAQSRAADEVKADQAEAAAEEAEPVTTMADAEAEAKTQAIIDKTA; from the coding sequence ATGGCACGCGCCTCGATCGAAGACCTCCTCCGCGCGGGCGCCCACTTCGGGCACCTCACCTCGCGCTGGAACCCGAAGATGGCCCCGTACATCTTCATGCAGCGGAACGGGATCCACATCCTGGACCTGAAGCAGACGCAGGCCCTCTTGGACCAGGCGGCCGACGCCGCCGGCCGGTTCGCCTCGAAGGGGCGCAAGGTTCTCTTCATCGGCACCAAGAAGCAGGCGCAGAACGTCGTCCGCGAGGAGGCAGAGCGCGCCGGGATGCCGTTCGTCGTCGACCGCTGGCAGGGCGGCATGATGACCAACTTTGCGACCATCCGTGGTTCGCTGCGTCGCATGGAGACGCTCCGCCGCGAGGAGGCCGACGGTACCACGGCCAAGCTCAAGAAGAAGGAGCGCCTCATGCGGTCCCGCGAGCTCGAGAAGCTCGACCGCGTGCTCGGCGGCATCTCGGACATGGGCAAGCTGCCCGGCGCCGTCTTCGTCGTCGACATCAAGCGCGAGCACATCGCCGTCGACGAGGCCCGCAAGCTCAACATCCCGATCATCGCCCTCGTCGACTCGAACGTCGACCCGGACCTGGTCGACTTCCCGATCCCGGCCAACGACGACGCCATGAAGTCGGTGGCGCTCTTCACGCGCGCCATCGCCGACGCGATCATCGAAGGCCAGAAGTCGGGCGCCATTGAGCGCGACGCGGCCGTCGCCGAGGCCCAGAGCCGCGCGGCCGACGAGGTCAAGGCCGACCAGGCCGAGGCCGCCGCCGAGGAGGCCGAGCCGGTCACCACCATGGCCGACGCCGAGGCCGAGGCCAAGACGCAGGCCATCATCGACAAGACGGCGTAG
- the frr gene encoding ribosome recycling factor, with the protein MIDPQLQEALDEAEMDMDAALDHLVHELNTIRAGRANPQMLDSVRVEAYGATMPLNQVANTAAPQSDLITVTPFDKGTIGAIERGITNANLGLNPTNNGSQILLSIPPLTEERRRDLAKNARAKGEEAKISIRNARRSAKDTIKKTANAESLSEDMQYEAEQTLQEMTDKYVGRVDRTLDAKEADIMKV; encoded by the coding sequence ATGATCGACCCCCAGTTGCAAGAGGCCCTCGACGAGGCCGAGATGGACATGGACGCCGCGCTCGACCACCTCGTCCACGAGCTCAACACCATCCGCGCCGGGCGCGCCAACCCGCAGATGCTCGACAGCGTCCGCGTGGAGGCCTACGGCGCCACGATGCCGCTCAATCAGGTCGCCAACACGGCTGCGCCCCAGTCCGACCTGATCACGGTGACGCCATTCGACAAGGGCACCATCGGGGCCATTGAGCGCGGCATCACGAACGCCAACCTGGGCCTCAACCCGACCAACAACGGCTCGCAGATCCTGCTCTCGATTCCGCCGCTGACCGAGGAGCGCCGCCGGGACCTCGCCAAGAACGCCCGCGCCAAGGGCGAGGAGGCGAAGATCTCGATCCGCAACGCCCGCCGCTCGGCGAAGGACACCATCAAGAAGACCGCCAACGCCGAGTCGCTCTCGGAGGACATGCAGTACGAGGCCGAGCAGACGCTCCAGGAGATGACCGACAAGTACGTCGGCCGCGTCGACCGGACGCTCGACGCCAAGGAGGCCGACATCATGAAGGTCTGA
- a CDS encoding BlaI/MecI/CopY family transcriptional regulator, giving the protein MRNPITPLGGTEMEILREVWALGRATAREVHDRIDREVAYTTVTTVMKNLADKGYLAFERDGATFVYTAARPADEVRGSLLSTIVEKVFGGSARTLIQTLARHESLTPDEQAEVERLLYQLGGETDD; this is encoded by the coding sequence ATGCGCAACCCCATCACTCCGCTCGGCGGCACCGAGATGGAGATCCTCCGCGAGGTCTGGGCGCTCGGCCGCGCCACCGCCCGTGAGGTGCACGACCGGATCGACCGGGAGGTGGCCTATACGACGGTCACGACCGTCATGAAAAACCTCGCCGACAAGGGCTACCTCGCCTTCGAGCGCGACGGCGCCACGTTCGTCTACACGGCCGCCCGCCCGGCCGACGAGGTGCGCGGCTCGCTCCTCTCGACCATCGTCGAGAAGGTGTTCGGCGGCTCGGCGCGGACGCTCATTCAGACGTTGGCGCGACACGAGTCGCTCACGCCCGACGAGCAGGCCGAGGTCGAGCGGTTGCTCTACCAGTTGGGAGGGGAGACCGATGACTGA
- a CDS encoding sigma-70 family RNA polymerase sigma factor, which produces MADPAPDVTHLLLALDGDDPAAVDALLPHVYTELQAMARRQLRGERAGHTLDTAALVHEAYLKLIRQDRVSWQNRAHFLGVASLAMRRILVNYAKRRSRVKRGGDAPLATFDDGAVGRVTRSDELLALDEALDRLAARAPRPARVVEMRFFGGLTHAEIAEVLGLSEPTVRRDWQAARAWLSADLGPPADAPAG; this is translated from the coding sequence GTGGCCGATCCTGCCCCCGACGTAACGCACCTGTTGCTCGCCCTCGACGGCGACGACCCGGCCGCCGTCGACGCGCTCCTGCCGCACGTCTACACCGAACTCCAGGCGATGGCCCGGCGGCAGCTCCGAGGCGAGCGCGCCGGCCACACGCTCGACACCGCCGCGCTCGTCCACGAGGCCTACCTCAAGCTGATCCGGCAGGACCGCGTCTCGTGGCAGAACCGGGCCCACTTTCTCGGGGTCGCCTCGCTGGCCATGCGGCGCATCCTGGTCAACTACGCCAAGCGACGGAGCCGCGTGAAGCGCGGCGGCGACGCGCCGCTGGCCACCTTCGACGACGGCGCGGTCGGGCGCGTGACGCGGTCCGACGAGTTGCTGGCGCTCGACGAGGCGCTGGACCGGTTGGCCGCTCGTGCGCCTCGGCCCGCGCGCGTGGTCGAGATGCGCTTCTTCGGCGGCCTCACCCACGCCGAGATCGCCGAGGTGCTGGGCCTCTCCGAGCCGACCGTCCGCCGCGACTGGCAGGCGGCGCGCGCGTGGCTGAGCGCCGACCTCGGTCCGCCCGCCGACGCGCCTGCTGGGTGA
- a CDS encoding serine/threonine-protein kinase: MPDRQPDALDRWTRVQTLFEAALDHDGDARTAWLRAECGDDPDLYREVAAMLGGHRTRDTLLDGFAADLFDPADLDQALGADDAGAHVGPWVLGERIGAGGMGTVYRATRDGDFEQTAALKRIKPGMDSEAVLARFRAERQILARLEHPGIARLLDGGLDADGRPYFAMELVDGEPITDLADARRLSVDDRLELFAQTCEAVAYAHRQLVVHRDLKPSNVLVSEDGRVKLLDFGIARLLSADADADDGLTRTGHRVLTPATAAPEQVRGEPPTTATDVYALGGLLYRLLCGALPLDPGLSASALERAVLETVPAAPSMRVTPSAAAARGTAETALAKRLRGDLDTICGKALRKEPERRYGSAAELLADVRRHLAGLPVEARPATARYRAGLFARRHRVGLAATVASLLAVGLVTALAFARVSAERDRAQTEADKAAEVSAFLASILEGADPYQAAGDTLSAFDLLERGAARIEEDLADQPDVQAAMQYVMGGVYENLGRYEEAEALLVAALDTRRRLYGSDHLDVAETERALGIVYRRIRDGDRAEPLLRHALDVQRRRLGPDDPEAAYTQRHLASLLRNRGEYDEAERLYRASLASFRSTLGDDHPDVLDVKNSLSVLLEQTGQFDEAVGLMREVVAAQRRQAAQSETGVDASLSATLATLGTLLREQGDLDGAEAAAREALALDQSVFGDAHPQTATSMRNLASILRDREQYDEAGRLYQAALDIRRAALGPDHPRVANLLNSFGKLRAEEGDLEGAIALSREVLRIYRAQPDAEPMRVAFATGNLGEYYEQVGRADQAEALYRESLRELRAAVPAESADLAFPLESLGTLLSGQERFAEAEPLLREAVAVRRAALPAGHRYTARSERRLSDVLVGLGRPADARALLTASLRRLRSARADAELVESAEARLAGLPVAVRTERGE, from the coding sequence ATGCCCGACCGCCAGCCCGACGCCCTCGACCGCTGGACGCGCGTCCAGACCCTCTTCGAGGCGGCCCTCGACCACGACGGCGACGCCCGGACGGCGTGGCTCCGCGCCGAGTGTGGTGACGACCCCGACCTCTACCGTGAGGTCGCGGCCATGCTCGGGGGGCACCGGACGCGGGACACCCTCCTCGACGGCTTCGCCGCCGACCTGTTCGACCCCGCCGACCTCGACCAGGCGCTCGGAGCCGACGATGCAGGGGCGCACGTCGGGCCGTGGGTGCTCGGCGAGCGGATCGGTGCGGGGGGCATGGGGACGGTCTACCGTGCGACGCGCGACGGGGATTTCGAGCAGACGGCGGCGCTCAAGCGCATCAAGCCGGGCATGGACTCCGAGGCCGTCCTCGCGCGCTTCCGCGCCGAGCGCCAGATCCTCGCCCGCCTCGAACACCCCGGCATCGCGCGTCTCCTCGACGGTGGGCTCGATGCCGACGGGCGCCCCTACTTCGCGATGGAACTGGTCGATGGCGAGCCGATCACGGACCTCGCGGACGCCCGGCGTCTCTCCGTCGACGACCGGCTGGAGCTGTTCGCGCAGACCTGCGAGGCCGTCGCCTATGCCCATCGCCAGCTCGTGGTCCACCGCGACCTGAAGCCGTCCAACGTTCTCGTCTCGGAAGATGGGCGCGTCAAGCTGCTTGACTTCGGCATCGCACGCCTCCTCTCCGCCGACGCCGACGCCGACGACGGGCTGACGCGCACCGGCCACCGCGTGCTCACGCCCGCCACGGCGGCGCCCGAGCAGGTCCGCGGCGAGCCGCCGACGACGGCGACCGACGTGTACGCCCTCGGCGGGTTGCTCTACCGGCTGCTCTGCGGCGCCCTCCCGCTCGACCCTGGCCTCTCCGCCTCGGCGCTGGAGCGGGCCGTGCTGGAGACCGTGCCCGCTGCCCCGAGCATGCGCGTCACGCCGTCGGCCGCGGCGGCCCGCGGCACCGCCGAGACGGCGCTGGCGAAGCGGCTGCGAGGCGACCTGGATACCATCTGCGGGAAAGCGCTCCGCAAGGAGCCCGAGCGGCGCTACGGCTCCGCGGCGGAACTGCTGGCCGATGTACGCCGCCACCTCGCCGGGCTGCCGGTCGAGGCGCGGCCCGCGACGGCGCGCTACCGGGCGGGCCTGTTCGCGCGGCGCCACCGCGTGGGGCTGGCCGCGACGGTCGCCTCCCTCCTCGCCGTCGGGTTGGTGACCGCGCTCGCGTTCGCGCGCGTCAGCGCCGAGCGCGACCGGGCGCAGACCGAGGCGGACAAGGCGGCCGAGGTCTCTGCCTTCCTCGCCTCCATCCTCGAAGGCGCCGACCCCTACCAGGCCGCGGGCGACACCCTGTCGGCCTTCGACCTGCTCGAACGGGGCGCCGCGCGCATCGAGGAGGACCTCGCCGACCAGCCCGACGTCCAGGCGGCCATGCAGTACGTCATGGGCGGCGTCTACGAAAACCTGGGGCGCTACGAGGAGGCCGAGGCCCTTCTGGTCGCCGCCCTCGACACGCGCCGCCGCCTCTACGGGAGCGACCACCTCGACGTGGCCGAGACCGAGCGAGCGTTGGGCATCGTCTACCGCCGAATCCGGGATGGTGACCGCGCCGAGCCTCTCCTTCGCCACGCGCTCGACGTCCAGCGTCGCCGCCTCGGCCCGGACGATCCCGAGGCGGCCTACACCCAGCGCCACCTCGCGTCGCTCCTCCGCAACCGCGGCGAGTACGACGAGGCCGAGCGCCTCTACCGCGCCTCGCTGGCGTCCTTCCGGAGCACCCTCGGCGACGACCACCCGGACGTGCTCGACGTCAAGAACAGCCTGAGCGTGCTGCTGGAGCAGACAGGGCAGTTCGACGAGGCCGTCGGGCTGATGCGAGAGGTGGTCGCCGCACAGCGGCGGCAGGCCGCGCAGTCCGAGACGGGCGTGGACGCGTCGCTCTCGGCCACGCTGGCGACGCTGGGCACGCTCCTCCGCGAACAGGGCGACCTCGACGGCGCCGAAGCCGCCGCCCGGGAGGCGCTGGCCCTCGACCAGTCCGTGTTCGGCGATGCCCACCCGCAGACGGCGACCAGTATGCGCAACCTGGCCTCCATCCTCCGCGACCGCGAGCAGTACGATGAGGCGGGGCGGCTCTATCAGGCGGCGCTCGACATCCGGCGCGCGGCGCTCGGGCCGGACCACCCCCGCGTGGCCAACCTCCTCAACAGCTTCGGCAAGCTCCGGGCCGAGGAGGGCGACCTCGAGGGCGCCATCGCGCTCAGCCGTGAGGTCCTCCGCATCTACCGCGCCCAGCCCGACGCCGAGCCGATGCGCGTCGCGTTCGCGACCGGCAACCTCGGCGAGTACTACGAGCAGGTCGGTCGGGCGGATCAGGCCGAGGCGCTCTACCGGGAATCGCTCCGCGAGCTGCGGGCCGCCGTCCCTGCCGAGAGCGCGGATCTCGCGTTCCCGCTCGAAAGCCTGGGCACGCTCCTCAGCGGTCAGGAGCGCTTCGCCGAGGCCGAGCCGTTGCTCCGGGAGGCCGTCGCGGTCCGCCGCGCCGCGCTCCCGGCGGGTCACCGCTACACGGCCCGGTCCGAGCGCCGCCTCTCCGATGTCTTGGTCGGCCTCGGCCGCCCGGCCGACGCCCGCGCGCTGCTGACCGCCAGCCTCCGCCGCCTCCGGTCCGCTCGCGCCGACGCCGAACTGGTCGAGAGTGCCGAGGCGCGACTCGCTGGCCTGCCGGTGGCTGTCCGGACGGAGCGGGGCGAGTGA